The region AGCCTGGTAATTTTCCTGATAGTAATCGGTCATAATATGAGTCCTTTCAGTTGAATCGAGTTAAGCATGGATAAGATTTGCAGGATTAATCATTATCAGGTGGTCCTTTAAGTGTCCATAAAAAAAACGACATCGGTTTTTAGGTGAAATCCATCACAAATATCTTTTCACTTGATCCGTATCGTGCTAATCTTAATAAATTTGTAATAACCTGAATCTTACATGAAAGTTGATCAGAATCTTTACCTAAATTGAATACAGCGGGCCCATTCAAAATTCAGGTAAAGGCGAGTTCATCAGGTGTTTGATGTTTAGTATCATGCCGGCAAAACTCAATTTTCAGAGAAGATTTTCAGCCATACTGGTTTATGGAAGGCCTCCATTGGTCTTTGGCGGAATGCTCTGCGCCCTGGCGGTCATGTGGAACCGCAGTCCGCTGCTCTATACCCTGGGAGTAACGCTGCTTTTTATTTCCATGAGCTTCGACCTGATCGACGGATGGTTTGCCACCCGCTTTCAGCTCCATTCCACTCTGGCCCATCTCGCCGACCGCGTCATGGACAAGATCGTCTTTTCAATCATTTTCCCGCTGGTGGCGGTCGGCAGCATGTGGCGCCTTCTGTTTACTTCGCCGGCTGGTACCAAGGCTGAATTACTGCACGGCATCTTGGTTCTGATCTTGTGCGTAACGGTTCTTATACGCGACAATTTTGCCCACTTCATGCGTTTTTTTGCCATGCGCACGGGACCGGAACCTGAACCAAGAGAGTTTACTCGACTCAGAACCGTCGTAGCCGCACCGGTTGGCACCCTTTTATACGCGCATGCTTTTTTTGTTCCAAGCAGCCTGGATTCCAGTATCTATGCCTGGATTTCCTGGCTGGGCAATCTGCCCCTGCGTGTGTTGTTTATAATAGAAATACTCTTTTTAATCATCAACTTCGGATCTATCGCCGCGTACTGCCGTAAATACGGAACCTACTGTTTGGACGAAATCTGTGACGAGGATGAACTCCTGCGGCGAAACATTTTGGCCTTTTTCCCCAATGCCTTGACCATCATGAATGCCATGATGGGGCTGCTGGCCGTGCTGTTTGCCTATCAGGATCGCATTCGGGAGGCCTATCTGTTCCTGATCGGGGCTGCCATCTTTGACAAACTGGACGGGGCTCTGGCTCGAAAATTGGGACTGACGGAACCGCTGCCCGGCCAGGACCGGCCGCGCTATATCAGCCTGGGAGGTATTCTGGATGACATCGCCGATGCCGTCAGTTTCTGCATTGTCCCGGCCTGGATCTTTTATCTGTTGCTCGCAGACTTTGCCGATCCCGTGATCCGGCAGCTTCCGGTGGGACTGATTGCCGTGCTGTATGCCGGTCTGGGGATCGGCCGCCTGGTCTACTTTACCCTTGACCGCACTCCCATTCCCGGATTCTTTAAAGGCATGCCGACCCCGGCCGCGGCCTTACTGGTGGTTGCACCGTTGATCATGTTCAATCAGTCCGTTCAGGAAGCTTCGGAATTGGCCCGCTATTGGGGCATTTTCTGTTTCGGACTGATGATTTTCGGGGCGGTGATGATGAACTTTTATCCGATACGTTACCTGCATCTCGGACGCTTTATGGACCGGCATTCCTGGTTCGGCCGGCTGAACATGCTGCTGTTGGTTGTCTCCATATTAACGCCCTATCTTGGATACGTGGCCTTAATCTATATGTTCCTGTATGTCCTTTCGCCCCTGATCACCGGGCGCATCCTGCCGAACCAAGAAAAAACAGACCAAAAATAGACCAATGGCCCTCGATTCCCGCCAAAGCCCATACCGATCCAAAGGAAACCGGTACCATCTGAAAAATTTTCATGAGTTTTCGGGTTAGCATTCCGGGGCTGGAGACTATGATGGATACTTTGGAACCATCCTAACTGCTTTATCCGGTCAAACTGTATCCTTTGTATCCACCTGCCGCTCGCGGGTACTCCGTCCGTTTTTAAATCCGAAAAATAATTCCGCCAAAATTCATTGTTATTTCATGATACTGCATTATTTTTTGGCCTGAAGACCAATTTTGGCACAAGGTTTGCGCTATTATGAAAACAAACCCTGTGGGATAAGAAACATCAAACGATACTTGATGCACAGCGTGCATCGATCATGAATGAAAGGAGTAAAATGAAAATGAACACGAACCACTCAAAAACCTTGATTGCGGTTCTGGCGGCAATTGCCGTTCTGGGAATCGGAACTTATGCCTTTGCCGGCCGGGGCTGGGGTCACCATGGAGAATATGGATACGGTCACCACATGTACGGCCATCACAATGATTACGGCCCTTCCGGAGACGACGGCGATGATTACGGCCCGGTCAGGGGCTACCGTGGCGATCTGCCCCGGGAGCAAAGCGAACAACTCGACAAGGAACGGGATGCTTTTTACCAGGCCACTGAAAAACTCAGAGGCGACCTCTACCAAAAAGAGCTGGCCTTGAGAAGTGAATTGGCCAAGGAGAATCCGGACAGCGACACGGCCGCTAAACTTCAGAAAGAAATTTCAGATCTCAGAGCCGATCTCGACCAGAAGCGGATCGACCATTTGATCAAGCTTCGCAAGGTAGCTCCCAACGCCGGAAGGGGCTGGGGCAGGGGATACGGCCCCGGTGGGGGATACTGCGGGCGATAAGCATTCATCCCATGCCTTTTTCCCTGGTAAGGGGCGGCCTTTCAAAGCCGCCCCTTCACCTTTTCTTTTGTCTGAACAATAGTCGGTTTCTGCTTGATCCCAATCAATTCCTTATATATTTTAAAGTGATTGTCAAAATAACGTTCCGTTTTACCAATCTCAGAACCATTTTTTAGGTCAACTGAACTGTTAAACTAACCCGGAAAAGGCTTCAGGTTCGCCAGCTTTTCTAGAAATTCATCATATTGGTCGATCAGATTTTCCCAGGCAAAATGCTCCATGGCTTTGGAGAGATTTCGACGCAGTATCTGGAACCGGGAAGTGTTCGATATCCGCAAGGCAAGTTTGTCAACCAGATCGGCCTGGTCTTGATAGAGAACCTCTGAATGGTAATTTTGCGGGATGATTTCCGGATAGGAGAGACGAGCGGGCAAAAGCGGGATGCAACCGTAACGGATCGCCTCGACCACCGCCATACCGAAATTTTCCTGTTTGGCGGTGCTGATTACAATGGCGCCGCGTTCCAGCCATTCACAGTATTTTTTCCGGGAAGGTTCATGGCCGTAGCGAACGATCCGGTGTCCGTAACGCTGTTGGGCGGCAATAAACTCTTTGGGGACCATCTGAAAATTTTCTCCCAAAAGCGCCAGGCGAAAATCGAGGTTTCGCTCGAGTACCGCATCCAGAGCGCAAAAAAAGTCTGCCGGATTCTTATCAAATTCCCAGCGGTGATTCCAGATAATCAGGGGAGGGGCTTCGGTGTGAGGCGGAAAATCGGATAAAGCGCCTTGAGCAGCAGGAAACAGGCATCCGGGGTAGAGGACGTGTGCTTTTTTGCGGATAACCTCGACCACCCATTTGGGCCGGTATTCGGGCATCATGTTCAAAAAAGCGGGAAGATTTGAGAAAAACGCATCAAAATGGGTTTGCGAATTAAAAAGAACTCGATCGGCGGCCAAGGCGGTGGTGATGTCGGTGAAACCGAACTGAAAGTCCCGGGACTCACCGGGCGCCAGGGGATAGGTAAGCTGGTTTTCGTGAAAATATACCAATGACGGCGGACAGGATGGGCCGCAAAGCGCTTTAAAATCCGACAGGCTCATGAGATTGGTGCTGATGAAGCCGTCATAGTTTTTCAAGGAGGGAATTTTTTTGGCAAAATACAATGCCGCCCCGCGCATGCGCCACTTCCAGAAGCGGGACGGCATTGTGAACAGATAAATTTCGTGTTTGGAATGCGAGATTAAACCTTGAGCAAAATTTCGATGTGAGCCGCCGAAAAAAGGCTCTAAAAAAATAAATTTCAAACGGATGTCTCCGCTATAAAGCAGTCCTAATAACTTAAATAATTAATCCAGCAACGAATCAACCATTTAACCGGATTTTTCTATAAGTGTTTTTATCATCTCCTGCTCATCCGGGGATAAAGGTTCAAATTTTACTTCAATTCCCTCGGGGCTTCGACTGATAACTTTGCCGGTGATCATGAAGGGACTATGGCCTTCGCCGACGGAAAAGGTCATCATGATATCCTGCCCGATTGAAAATGATTCCCCGGTTTCGATAAATACGCCGTCGCGGTTTATGCTGCGGACGAAACTCTGGTAAGAACCGTCCTCGGTATCGTATTCGACGGCGATTTTCGTTTTTTCCCGGGATATCTCGTCTTTCAGTTCAAGTTGGTC is a window of Candidatus Desulfatibia profunda DNA encoding:
- a CDS encoding CDP-alcohol phosphatidyltransferase family protein, producing the protein MFSIMPAKLNFQRRFSAILVYGRPPLVFGGMLCALAVMWNRSPLLYTLGVTLLFISMSFDLIDGWFATRFQLHSTLAHLADRVMDKIVFSIIFPLVAVGSMWRLLFTSPAGTKAELLHGILVLILCVTVLIRDNFAHFMRFFAMRTGPEPEPREFTRLRTVVAAPVGTLLYAHAFFVPSSLDSSIYAWISWLGNLPLRVLFIIEILFLIINFGSIAAYCRKYGTYCLDEICDEDELLRRNILAFFPNALTIMNAMMGLLAVLFAYQDRIREAYLFLIGAAIFDKLDGALARKLGLTEPLPGQDRPRYISLGGILDDIADAVSFCIVPAWIFYLLLADFADPVIRQLPVGLIAVLYAGLGIGRLVYFTLDRTPIPGFFKGMPTPAAALLVVAPLIMFNQSVQEASELARYWGIFCFGLMIFGAVMMNFYPIRYLHLGRFMDRHSWFGRLNMLLLVVSILTPYLGYVALIYMFLYVLSPLITGRILPNQEKTDQK
- a CDS encoding periplasmic heavy metal sensor — its product is MNTNHSKTLIAVLAAIAVLGIGTYAFAGRGWGHHGEYGYGHHMYGHHNDYGPSGDDGDDYGPVRGYRGDLPREQSEQLDKERDAFYQATEKLRGDLYQKELALRSELAKENPDSDTAAKLQKEISDLRADLDQKRIDHLIKLRKVAPNAGRGWGRGYGPGGGYCGR
- a CDS encoding DUF3524 domain-containing protein, whose amino-acid sequence is MKFIFLEPFFGGSHRNFAQGLISHSKHEIYLFTMPSRFWKWRMRGAALYFAKKIPSLKNYDGFISTNLMSLSDFKALCGPSCPPSLVYFHENQLTYPLAPGESRDFQFGFTDITTALAADRVLFNSQTHFDAFFSNLPAFLNMMPEYRPKWVVEVIRKKAHVLYPGCLFPAAQGALSDFPPHTEAPPLIIWNHRWEFDKNPADFFCALDAVLERNLDFRLALLGENFQMVPKEFIAAQQRYGHRIVRYGHEPSRKKYCEWLERGAIVISTAKQENFGMAVVEAIRYGCIPLLPARLSYPEIIPQNYHSEVLYQDQADLVDKLALRISNTSRFQILRRNLSKAMEHFAWENLIDQYDEFLEKLANLKPFPG